From Bos indicus isolate NIAB-ARS_2022 breed Sahiwal x Tharparkar chromosome 4, NIAB-ARS_B.indTharparkar_mat_pri_1.0, whole genome shotgun sequence, the proteins below share one genomic window:
- the LOC139182622 gene encoding histone H2B type 1-L-like, translating to MPELAKSAPAPKKGSKKAVTKAQKKDGKQHKRSHKESYSVYVYKVLKQVHPDTGISSKAMGIMNSFVNDIFEYIAGEASHLAHYNKCSTITSREIQTAVSLLLSGELAKHAVSEGTKAVTKYTSSK from the coding sequence ATGCCTGAACTGGCTAAGTCTGCTCCTGCCCCTAAAAAGGGCTctaaaaaagctgtgaccaaggcccagaagaaggaCGGCAAGCAGCACAAGCGCAGCCACAAGGAGAGCTACTCCGTGTACGtgtacaaggtgctgaagcaagtccatccggacaccggcatctcgtccaaggccatgggaatcatgaactccttcgtcAACGACATTTTCGAGTACATCGCTGGCGAGGCATCACACCTGGCGCATTACAACAAGTGCTCGactatcacatccagggagatccagactGCCGTGAGCTTGCTGCTAtctggggagctggccaagcatgccgtgtccgagggcactaaggctgtcaccaagtataccagctccaagtaa